A DNA window from Deltaproteobacteria bacterium contains the following coding sequences:
- a CDS encoding TatD family hydrolase, which produces MYLDAHCHLERGTYGDELEAVIERALQAGITHFIAVGASQIIHGAKEVIALAEKNPIIFAALGIHPHDAAKASDNDINILVKLLSHPRVVAFGEIGLDYYYTNSPKTEQRQLFMRLLKIAKTIDLPIMLHIRDAHYDACAILDDIGLPARKGVVHCFTSGPADAEAYLKRGMMLSIPGVITFKNAAPLREAIRITPLNRLLIETDCPYLAPIPYRGKRNEPAYITETAAAIGAIKNMDATSIGDITRQNAIKFFSLSI; this is translated from the coding sequence ATGTATTTAGACGCACATTGTCATCTTGAACGTGGCACTTATGGTGATGAGCTTGAAGCTGTTATTGAGCGTGCGCTGCAAGCTGGAATCACCCATTTTATTGCTGTCGGCGCTAGTCAAATAATACATGGAGCAAAAGAAGTAATCGCTTTGGCTGAAAAAAATCCTATTATTTTTGCAGCGTTAGGTATTCATCCACATGATGCTGCAAAAGCATCTGATAACGACATAAATATACTTGTTAAGCTATTATCACACCCACGAGTTGTCGCTTTTGGTGAAATCGGTCTTGATTACTATTATACCAATTCACCAAAAACAGAACAGCGACAGCTTTTTATGCGATTATTAAAAATTGCAAAAACTATTGATTTGCCCATTATGTTACACATTCGCGACGCTCATTATGATGCCTGTGCTATTCTTGATGATATTGGCTTACCTGCTCGCAAAGGTGTTGTGCACTGTTTTACTAGTGGTCCGGCTGATGCTGAAGCCTATCTTAAACGCGGTATGATGCTATCTATTCCTGGTGTTATAACATTTAAAAATGCTGCTCCTCTACGTGAAGCAATTCGTATAACCCCGCTAAATCGTTTGCTTATTGAAACTGATTGCCCTTATTTAGCGCCAATTCCATATCGTGGTAAACGTAATGAACCTGCCTACATTACTGAAACTGCGGCAGCAATTGGTGCCATTAAAAATATGGACGCCACAAGCATAGGTGATATTACACGACAAAATGCCATAAAGTTTTTTAGCTTATCTATCTAG